From one Anopheles bellator chromosome 1, idAnoBellAS_SP24_06.2, whole genome shotgun sequence genomic stretch:
- the LOC131216359 gene encoding PDZ and LIM domain protein Zasp-like isoform X1, translated as MANLITVRLQRTDGQAWGFRLQGGKDFSAPLVLQRVNGGSVTDQAGLMAGDALIKVNGTEVFNMRHKEAQDVIVAAGNSFELTVSRGGATWKPSVTPTGSLPSPSPSLPGNITPVTRTSLAATPQEMKPIGSGHNNAAKPFAAVNGNDGQIKSIVNNQYNTPVGMYSDETIAETLSSQAEVLAGGVLGVNFKKNERVYSPANSEVYKLLHEQGDDPEPDSVYSNNFHYSVNKLESASSHFYATQSHAIGGYATAGRLPVGPLTGQRPRGPSPLPRSPMMPQGTVGAPPQLPAFQQQQPQQPAKPPAPAPAHAAPAPAGSAFRPAPNSAPRAGIPPRVHNDGVFVRIKDKNLHADCFKCATCGTSLKNQGYFNLNDKLYCDIHARLAALNSPPPGTNGMVPFTVTKPGHKTGVQAISAALNAHANLNGRSQSPYGANGTVSQSPSHSRSSSTTSSSGYCNSSSLSPVPSTKVSPLHSRTSSENELIDRNPPPPSPPLLLPPPPPPLPFASQPSASMEDASDSALPLPPPPEEGATLVFGANGLATPAAAEPPAPEGATVTDNDYGFYYQTMGGHVIRSVFPPGKSSNYKVNQNNITPKPFGAPLPVSPLAQVQPPASYPPVAGSVPTPFSAALTGQTPAPAPAPMVAPAPAPVVAQAPAPAPAQAPAPAVAPFAPATVPAPQDGADEPPENDPTAAEEEAAGESPVPLFAWPPKPSVPDAIPTATPIYVAPPETQRVIIKPLTVVPPPPRAKEPSDGAPPPDERPNPPQGQSKSAPELSARAQEDEEDLSSDSFGMTATTAATSASSEEYRMYQTQTSQPIVTYYDTPQYEVLERPFSGSGPRSSAQASTGAMSDASYTHFVFRDPPPEEEEEEEQEQEEEEEGPPLGPLTDASCCQQPPAPSAAPEKRVEFVDYSRELQRYLRAEQEAREAAAAAAEAAARPREEPKEELPHYELPFIRPTEPPQLPRSAIPNPTPKQWQSALVQALCVAPREPIHLTAAEIEEANFMRSRNEAYRREQEDTKRRQLEALRRQVDALERRLGQQQPPAAAEPTPPPPPGPPLEVPRTGSVMAQVLAGAAQSTVRSERFPARYVPPPVPLPAATQPYFPPPHSMEPIRVERISSGQAPSPFVEALKTAPYTPFQAFGREIPSQLEDLPAVPPEAVAAGRLSMMEALATAPDRPYTPFSEVRFDHRTNSDVYRTMVTEQPSVPLDPDRQCSAFANVGGNRTPKPFVPIRVPEIREPEPPVVRIRDQEVEVEAEAEEPAPPPPQAPPSSEKSSSPPDAPTAESSRRSSKGDVVAAAAVASGPAPPYPKRDGGHLAADLGAMPHYSLAPRRETASPLNKPAEIPPYQRKWFNLPTQNPPHTPEPEELRSNVPLAFVNTHSNAHLTKPIAKQPPPQPTVNKPPTPGGHRAAGPYTTIQNRAIPVAQPPTGPGGQVELDAELAQYTSAHARLQHKGVIDRGQSFTPSLILTKHATSIPYYQHQLGFEEYFAEVKQFDGHTTPQPSRTRSPAFGPPPNPLKPHVPPSREGIPVESGLYLSMGKLHGVPWYAHRDHVPADIQQKMQHQLAAEATQRFSRSAAQQQQQQQPPPPQVTMQHAEQQAAASGQPSAQQVGNALIQKRTRFVEEDAESGSRSQSIARGQTTADPAADSSRYSSKIKEDEAPQRGFVAQQTRRFSGHDEASLGTAAPAPPSEQELRAAEQQQQIQALIEQQERAEEEAQRQAAEAAAAAPRPPIRHVEPPIPKPAPPPSAFPSTRLFDEEQYVDHFPTKSARKVSVLLSAGRPSPGSGRAGDCPSPSSFKAQFNEFIIGAAPMPAMPAVREEDDGRPQDMRTDTQKLIQSWPPQLPPITSAATNTNGAPSSAAAAAGPDGRAPTVAAGNGSATSSKPSSRSNSNAFLEFLNRPSFTPNSDRRHSGAGSNAFNKGRAACSTSAPNRGRGVLNKAVGPGGRVPLCGCCSQQIRGPFITALGRIWCPDHFICHNANCKRPLADIGFVEEKGDLYCEYCFEEFLAPLCSKCNGRVKGDCLNAIGKQFHPECFKCTYCGKQFGNSPFFLEEGEPYCEKDWNDLFTTKCFACGFPVEAGDKWVEALNNNYHSQCFNCTSCKKNLEGQSFFAKGGRPFCKNHAR; from the exons GTTAACGGTGGCAGCGTGACCGATCAGGCCGGTCTGATGGCCGGCGATGCACTGATCAAGgtcaacggaacggaagtctTCAACATGCGCCACAAGGAGGCGCAGGATGTGATCGTGGCCGCCGGCAACTCGTTCGAGCTGACTGTGTCCAG AGGTGGAGCCACCTGGAAACCCTCGGTGACGCCGACCGGATCGctgccgtcaccgtcgccatcgctgCCGGGCAACATCACCCCGGTAACTAGGACCTCGTTGGCCGCAACGCCCCAGGAGATGAAGCCCATCGGCAGTGGCCACAATAATGCCGCCAAACCGTTCGCAGCC GTTAATGGAAACGACGGACAGATTAAGAGCATCGTCAACAACCAATACAACACGCCGGTGGGCATGTACAGTGACGAGACGATCGCGGAAACGCTCTCCTCGCAGGCGGAAGTCCTCGCCGGCGGTGTCCTCGG TGTGAACTTTAAGAAAAACGAACGCGTCTACTCACCGGCCAACTCCGAGGTGTACAAGCTGCTGCACGAGCAGGGTGACGATCCCGAGCCAG ATAGTGTTTATTCCAACAATTTCCATTACTCGGTCAACAAACTCGAATCAGCGTCGTCGCATTTCTACGCCACGCAGAGCCACGCGATCGGTGGGTACGCGACGGCTGGCCGGCTCCCCGTCGGCCCACTGACCGGTCAGCGTCCGCGGGGTCCTTCACCCCTGCCGCGGTCACCGATGATGCCACAGGGAACCGTCGGAGCTCCACCGCAACTGCCGGCcttccaacagcagcaaccgcagcagccagccaagccaccggcaccagctcCAGCTCACGCCGCTCCGGCACCCGCCGGCTCGGCGTTCCGGCCTGCCCCGAACTCGGCACCCCGGGCCGGCATCCCACCGAGGGTTCACAACGA TGGCGTGTTCGTGCGCATCAAGGACAAGAACCTGCACGCCGACTGCTTCAAGTGTGCCACCTGCGGCACGTCCCTGAAGAACCAGGGCTACTTCAATCTGAACGACAAGCTGTACTGCGACATCCACGCGCGCCTGGCGGCCCTCAACAGCCCGCCGCCCGGCACCAACGGCATGGTTCCGTTCACTGTCACGAAACC GGGCCACAAAACGGGCGTCCAGGCGATCTCGGCCGCGCTCAACGCACACGCCAACCTGAACGGCCGCTCGCAGTCACCGTACGGTGCTAAT GGCACCGTCAGTCAATCGCCGTCCCACTCGCGATCAAGTAGCACCACGTCCTCGAGCGGCTACTGCAACTCGAGCTCCCTATCGCCGGTCCCTTCGACCAAGGTGTCCCCGTTGCATTCGCGGACCAGCAGCGAGAACGagctgatcgatcggaacccaccgccaccgtcgcctcCGCTCCTgcttccaccgccaccaccaccgctcccGTTTGCCAGCCAACCGTCGGCCAGCATGGAGGACGCGTCCGATAGTGCGCTgccgttgccaccgccaccggaagaggGGGCGACACTGGTGTTCGGGGCCAACGGGTTGGCCacgccggccgcggccgaaccGCCGGCTCCGGAGGGGGCCACGGTGACGGACAACGACTACGGTTTCTACTACCAAACGATGGGTGGCCACGTCATCCGCAGCGTGTTCCCGCCGGGCAAGAGCTCCAACTACAAG GTGAACCAGAACAACATTACGCCGAAACCGTTCGGTGCCCCACTTCCGGTGAGCCCGTTGGCGCAGGTCCAACCACCGGCATCGtacccgccggtggccggcagcgtCCCGACCCCGTTCTCGGCCGCCCTCACCGGCCAgacgccggccccggccccggccccgatggtcgccccggccccggctccggttgTGGCCcaagccccggccccggccccggcccaggcccCAGCGCCGGCAGTCGCTCCTTTCGCTCCGGCGACCGTGCCAGCTCCACAAG ATGGCGCTGATGAGCCTCCGGAGAATGATCCTacggcggcggaggaagaaGCGGCCGGTGAATCGCCGGTACCGTTGTTtgcgtggccaccgaaaccatcCGTTCCGGATGCGATCCCGACGGCGACACCGATCTACGTGGCGCCGCCCGAAACGCAACGCGTCATCATCAAGCCGCTgacggtggtgccgccgccgccccgggcGAAAGAACCGTCGGATGGAGCGCCGCCACCTGACGAACGGCCAAACCCCCCACAGGGCCAGAGTAAGTCAGCGCCGGAGCTGAGCGCAAGGGCGcaagaggacgaagaggatCTCTCGTCCGACTCGTTCGGCATgaccgcgacgacggcggccacgtCGGCCTCGTCCGAGGAGTACCGGATGTATCAGACGCAGACGTCGCAGCCGATCGTGACGTACTACGACACGCCGCAGTACGAGGTCCTCGAGCGGCCcttctccgggtccgggccgcgCAGCAGCGCCCAGGCAAGTACCGGCGCCATGTCCGACGCGTCCTACACGCACTTTGTGTTCCGCGATCCGCCccccgaggaggaggaggaggaggagcaggagcaggaggaagaggaggagggACCCCCGCTGGGGCCGCTGACCGACGCGAGCTGCTGCCAGCAGCCACCGGCGCCGTCGGCGGCGCCCGAGAAGCGCGTCGAGTTCGTCGACTACAGCCGCGAGCTGCAGCGCTACCTGCGGGCGGAGCAGGAAGCTCGcgaagcggccgccgccgccgccgaagcagccgcccggccccgggaggaGCCGAAGGAGGAGCTCCCGCACTACGAGCTCCCGTTCATCCGGCCCACCGAACCGCCGCAGCTGCCCCGCTCGGCCATCCCGAACCCGACGCCCAAGCAGTGGCAGTCGGCGCTGGTGCAGGCCCTTTGCGTCGCGCCCCGCGAACCGATCCACCTGACGGCGGCCGAAATCGAGGAGGCGAACTTTATGCGCTCCCGCAACGAAGCGTACCGACGGGAGCAGGAGGACACGAAGCGCCGCCAGCTGGAGGCACTCCGGCGCCAGGTGGACGCGCTCGAGCGCCGCCTcggccagcaacagccgccggcggcggctgaaccgacgccgccgccgccgccagggcCGCCGCTCGAGGTGCCGCGCACCGGCTCGGTCATGGCGCAGGTGCTGGCCGGGGCGGCCCAGTCGACCGTCCGGTCGGAGCGCTTCCCGGCCCGCTacgtgccgccgccggtgccactGCCGGCCGCCACCCAGCCCTACTTCCCTCCTCCCCACTCGATGGAACCGATCCGCGTGGAGCGGATCTCCTCCGGCCAGGCCCCATCCCCGTTCGTCGAGGCGCTAAAGACCGCCCCTTACACCCCGTTTCAGGCGTTCGGTCGCGAGATCCCGTCACAGCTCGAGGACCTGCCCGCCGTGCCGCCCgaggccgtggccgccgggcGGCTCTCGATGATGGAGGCGCTGGCCACGGCACCCGACCGCCCGTACACCCCGTTCTCGGAGGTGCGCTTCGATCACCGCACCAACTCGGACGTGTACCGGACGATGGTGACCGAGCAGCCGTCGGTGCCGCTCGACCCCGACCGCCAGTGTTCGGCGTTCGCGAACGTCGGCGGCAACCGCACCCCGAAACCGTTCGTCCCGATCCGAGTGCCCGAGAtccgcgaaccggaaccgccggtGGTGCGCATCCGCGACCAGGAGGTGGAGGTGGAGGCGGAGGCAGAGGagccggcgccgccgccgccgcaagcACCACCTTCGTCGGAGAAGAGCAGCTCGCCGCCGGACGCTCCGACGGCCGAAAGTTCGCGCCGCTCGTCGAAGGGTGacgtggtggccgcggcggccgtggcgagCGGCCCCGCGCCTCCATACCCGAAACGGGACGGGGGCCACCTGGCGGCGGACCTGGGGGCGATGCCCCACTACTCGCTGGCGCCGCGCCGCGAGACGGCCTCGCCGCTCAACAAACCGGCCGAGATCCCGCCGTACCAGCGGAAGTGGTTCAACCTGCCGACCCAGAACCCGCCGCACACGCCCGAGCCGGAGGAGCTCCGCTCCAACGTGCCGCTCGCCTTTGTAAATACTCACTCTAACGCGCACCTAACCAAACCCATCGCCaaacagccgccgccgcagccgacTGTAAATAAGCCGCCGacgcccgggggccaccgggcggccggccccTACACGACCATCCAGAACCGCGCCATCCCGGTCGCGCAGCcgccgaccgggccgggcggccaggTGGAGCTGGACGCCGAGCTGGCCCAGTACACCAGTGCTCACGCGCGTCTCCAACACAAAGGTGTCATCGACCGCGGCCAGTCCTTCACGCCGTCGCTCATCCTCACGAAGCACGCGACCAGCATCCCGTACTACCAGCACCAGCTCGGCTTCGAGGAGTACTTCGCGGAGGTGAAGCAGTTCGACGGCCACACGACGCCCCAGCCGAGCCGCACCCGATCGCCGGCGTTCGGGCCGCCACCGAACCCGCTCAAGCCGCACGTGCCGCCGTCGCGCGAAGGCATCCCGGTCGAGTCGGGGCTCTACCTGTCGATGGGCAAACTGCACGGCGTGCCGTGGTACGCCCATCGGGACCACGTTCCGGCCGACATCCAGCAGAAGATGCAGCATCAGCTGGCGGCCGAGGCAACGCAGCGCTTCAGCCGCAGcgccgcccagcagcagcagcagcagcagccgccgccgccccaggTAACTATGCAACACGCCGAGCAgcaggcggcggccagcggccaacCAAGCGCCCAGCAGGTAGGCAATGCGCTGATCCAGAAGCGCACGCGCTTCGTAGAAGAGGACGCTGAGTCCGGTAGCCGTAGTCAGTCGATAGCTCGAGGACAGACCACCGCAGACCCTGCCGCCGACAGCTCACGGTATTCTTCCAAAATCAAGGAAGACGAGGCGCCCCAGCGGGGCTTCGTGGCCCAGCAGACGCGTCGCTTCTCGGGCCACGATGAGGCATCGCTTGGCACCGCGGCACCAGCGCCGCCTTCGGAGCAGGAGCTGAGAgccgccgagcagcagcagcagattcaGGCGCTGatcgagcagcaggagcgcGCCGAGGAGGAAGCGCAACGGCAGGCGGCggaagcggccgccgcagcccCACGGCCACCGATCCGGCACGTCGAGCCACCGATCCCgaaaccggcaccaccaccttcgGCCTTCCCGTCGACGCGGCTCTTCGACGAGGAGCAGTACGTGGATCATTTCCCGACCAAGAGCGCCCGCAAGGTGAGCGTCCTGCTGTCTGCGGGGCGCCCCTCCCCGGGAAGCGGCCGTGCCGGTGACTGTCCCAGTCCGTCGTCGTTCAAGGCACAGTTCAACGAGTTCATCATCGGTGCCGCTCCGATGCCGGCGATGCCGGCGGTACGCGAAGAGGATGACGGGCGCCCGCAGGACATGCGCACCGACACGCAGAAGCTCATCCAATCGTGGCCACCGCAACTTCCGCCTATTACCAGCGCCGCCACTAACACGAACGGTGCGCCGTCcagtgccgctgccgccgccggtcccgATGGACGggcaccgacggtggcggccggtaACGGTAGTGCCACGTCAAGCAAACCGTCGAGCCGCAGTAACAGCAACGCCTTCCTAGAGTTCCTCAATCGACCCTCTTTCACCCCCAATTCTGATCGCCGCCACTCCGGTGCAGGTTCGAACGCGTTCAACAAGGGACGGGCGGCGTGCTCCACGTCGGCCCCGAACCGTGGACGGGGCGTGCTGAACAAGGCGGTCGGCCCGGGCGGACGAGTCCCGCTCTGCGGGTGCTGCAGCCAGCAGATCAG AGGTCCGTTCATCACCGCGCTCGGACGCATCTGGTGCCCGGACCACTTCATTTGCCACAACGCCAACTGCAAGCGCCCGCTGGCCGACATCGGGTTCGTCGAGGAGAAGGGTGACCTGTACTGCGAGTACTGCTTCGAGGAGTTCCTGGCCCCGCTGTGCTCCAAGTGCAACGGCAGAGTTAAG GGCGACTGCCTGAACGCCATCGGCAAGCAGTTCCACCCGGAGTGCTTCAAGTGCACGTACTGCGGCAAGCAGTTCGGCAACAGCCCGTTCTTCCTGGAGGAGGGCGAGCCGTACTGCGAGAAGGACTGGAACGACCTGTTCACCACCAAGTGCTTCGCCTGCGGCTTCCCGGTCGAAGCCGGCGACAAGTGGGTGGAGGCCCTCAACAACAACTACCACAGCCAGTGCTTCAACTGCACC AGCTGCAAAAAGAACCTCGAGGGACAGAGCTTCTTCGCGAAGGGCGGACGCCCGTTCTGCAAAAACCACGCTCGCTAA